Proteins encoded by one window of uncultured Bacteroides sp.:
- a CDS encoding DUF2264 domain-containing protein, whose amino-acid sequence MNKFFKVVLPLAAWLLISFSIKATEKNEVINIIHKVNRYWQKQNPVHGRAFWDNAVYHTGNMEAYFLTGDATYKKYSEAWAQQNEWKGAKSDNKSAWKLNYGESDEYVLFGDYQACFQTYCDLYTVDPDPEKIARARQVIEYEMSTSRKDYWWWADGLYMVMPVMTKLYKITNDKLYLNKLYEYTLYCDSLMYDEQEGLYYRDARYVYPNHKSDNGKKDFWARGDGWVMAALAKVLKDLPKDYANRDFFVKKFQKMAAALAACQQPQGYWTRSMYDANFAPGPETSGTALMEYGLLWGINNGYLDKQTYAPVCEKAWNYLSKVALQSNGKVGYVQPIGDRAIPGQVVDKNSTSNFGVGAFLLASCEMARYLGVNNDRAYWANTLYKIASPVLKCMSNGKLSEEMQVEVSPTWDGRDKHVTYMECFGRLMAGVAPWLSLPDDNSAEGKQRKQLREWALASYKQAVDPQSPDYLLWRKEGQPLVDAAYVAQSFLRAYDQLWMPLDETTKQRYIAEFQQLRRIDPPYTNWLLFSSTIECFLAKAGAQADMYRIHSALRKVEEWYVGDSWYSDGTSFAFDYYNSYVIQPMYVECLKVMIDLKQNNIASAQQYEVALNRMQKYSQILERFISPEGTYPVFGRSIPYRMGVFQPLAQLAWNEQLPAELPNGQVRSALTAVMHRMFDSGKNFNEKGFLRIGFTQSQPNIADWYTNNGSMYITSLAFLPLGLPATHPFWTDAAIDWTSKRAWNGDSFPKDHAIHY is encoded by the coding sequence GGGATAATGCGGTTTACCACACTGGAAACATGGAAGCCTATTTCCTAACCGGAGATGCCACATACAAAAAATATTCTGAAGCGTGGGCTCAACAGAATGAATGGAAAGGTGCTAAATCTGATAATAAGTCAGCATGGAAACTAAACTATGGAGAGAGTGATGAATATGTTTTGTTTGGTGATTATCAGGCATGTTTTCAAACATATTGCGATCTATACACAGTTGATCCGGATCCTGAAAAAATAGCTCGTGCACGTCAGGTTATAGAGTACGAGATGAGCACAAGCCGAAAAGATTATTGGTGGTGGGCTGATGGATTGTATATGGTAATGCCAGTTATGACAAAACTGTATAAAATAACCAATGACAAGCTCTATCTTAATAAATTATATGAATATACTCTTTACTGTGATTCTTTAATGTACGATGAACAGGAAGGACTTTATTACCGTGATGCCCGTTATGTATACCCTAATCATAAAAGCGACAATGGAAAAAAAGATTTCTGGGCACGTGGAGACGGCTGGGTAATGGCAGCATTGGCTAAGGTCTTGAAAGATTTGCCAAAAGATTATGCTAATCGTGATTTCTTCGTTAAGAAGTTTCAGAAGATGGCGGCTGCATTAGCAGCTTGCCAGCAACCGCAAGGCTATTGGACACGTAGCATGTATGATGCAAATTTCGCTCCCGGACCAGAAACAAGCGGCACTGCATTGATGGAATATGGCCTGCTATGGGGAATTAATAACGGATATCTGGATAAACAAACTTACGCACCAGTTTGCGAAAAGGCTTGGAACTATTTATCTAAAGTAGCTTTACAGTCAAACGGTAAAGTTGGATATGTACAACCTATTGGAGACAGGGCTATTCCCGGCCAGGTGGTAGACAAAAATTCAACATCTAATTTCGGAGTTGGAGCCTTCTTATTAGCTTCATGCGAAATGGCAAGATATTTGGGTGTAAACAATGATCGTGCATATTGGGCTAATACCTTATATAAAATAGCTTCTCCTGTTTTGAAGTGTATGAGCAATGGTAAGCTAAGCGAAGAAATGCAAGTAGAAGTTAGTCCTACGTGGGATGGACGGGATAAGCACGTTACTTACATGGAATGCTTTGGCAGACTAATGGCCGGAGTTGCTCCATGGTTATCATTACCTGATGACAATTCTGCTGAAGGAAAACAACGGAAACAATTGAGAGAATGGGCATTGGCAAGTTACAAACAAGCCGTAGACCCACAGAGCCCGGATTATTTGCTATGGAGAAAAGAAGGACAACCTTTAGTAGATGCTGCTTATGTGGCTCAAAGTTTCCTACGTGCTTATGATCAGTTGTGGATGCCATTAGACGAAACAACCAAACAACGATATATTGCAGAGTTCCAGCAATTACGCCGCATTGATCCACCTTATACCAACTGGCTTTTGTTTTCTTCTACCATTGAATGTTTCTTAGCCAAAGCTGGTGCACAAGCCGATATGTATCGCATCCATTCGGCACTCAGAAAGGTTGAAGAATGGTACGTTGGTGATAGCTGGTACAGTGACGGAACAAGTTTTGCATTCGATTATTATAATAGTTATGTAATTCAGCCCATGTATGTGGAGTGCTTAAAAGTAATGATCGATTTGAAGCAAAACAACATAGCATCTGCACAGCAATATGAAGTTGCATTGAACAGAATGCAGAAATATAGCCAAATCTTAGAAAGATTTATCTCTCCGGAGGGCACCTATCCTGTCTTTGGGCGCTCTATTCCCTATCGTATGGGAGTATTTCAACCTCTTGCACAGCTGGCATGGAATGAACAGTTGCCGGCAGAACTTCCTAACGGACAAGTCCGTTCAGCTCTTACGGCAGTAATGCACCGCATGTTCGATTCCGGAAAAAACTTCAACGAAAAAGGATTCCTCCGTATCGGTTTCACTCAAAGTCAGCCCAATATTGCCGATTGGTATACAAACAATGGCAGTATGTACATAACTTCATTGGCATTCTTGCCTCTTGGATTACCAGCCACTCATCCATTCTGGACCGATGCTGCTATTGACTGGACTTCAAAGCGTGCCTGGAATGGAGATAGTTTTCCCAAAGACCATGCCATTCATTATTAA